In Sphaerospermopsis torques-reginae ITEP-024, the genomic window ATACAGGAGAAAATGGCTAGAAACGAAGCTAACTCAGCCCTGAAAATTATTCCATTGGGCGGTTTACATGAAATAGGAAAAAATACCTGTGTTTTTGAATACGAGGATGAAATCGTCCTCTTGGATGCAGGTTTGGCTTTTCCCACCGAGGCTATGCACGGAGTAAATATTGTTTTACCTGATACAACGTATTTACGGGAAAATCGCCATAAAATCAAAGGCATGATCGTTACTCACGGTCATGAAGACCATATTGGTGGTATTGCTTTTCACCTGAAACAATTTGACATCCCCGTAATTTATGGACCAAGATTAGCAATGGCCATGTTAGAGGGGAAATTGGAAGAAGCAGGAGTACGCGATCGCACAGAATTAAGAACTGTTCTTCCCCGTGATGTAGTCAGAATTGGCAAAGCCTTTTTTGTCGAATACATCCGCAACACCCACTCTATCGCTGATAGTTTTACTGTTGCTATTCATACTCCATTAGGTGTAGTTATCCATACTGGGGACTTTAAAATTGACCATACCCCTGTGGATGGCGAAAAGTTTGATTTACAGCGCCTAGCGGAACATGGTGAAAAAGGCGTACTTTGCTTGTTAAGTGATTCCACTAACTCAGAAGTACCAGGTTTTACACCTTCTGAACGTGCAGTTTATCCCAACCTTGATCGGGTATTCTCCCAAGCTAGAGGGCGTTTATTTGTTACTACCTTTGCTTCCAGTGTGCATCGGATCAATATCGTTTTGCAACTGGCTAAGAAACACAACCGAGTAGTGACAGTTGTGGGACGTTCAATGCTAAATTTGATTGCCCATGCCCGGAATTTAGGTTATATCAAATGTGAAGATAGCCTATTTCAACCTTTGCATACTGTCCGGGGTTTACCGGATGAGAACGTACTGATTTTAACAACAGGTTCTCAGGGTGAGACAATGGCGGCCATGACTCGCATTGCGAACAAAGAACACCCCCATATTAAAATTAGGGAAGGAGATACAGTTGTTTTCTCCGCTAACCCCATTCCTGGTAATACCATTGCGGTGGTAAACACCATTGATAAATTGATGATCCAAGGCGCTCATGTGGTCTATGGACGGGATAAGGGCGTTCACGTTTCTGGCCACGGTTGTCAAGAAGAACAAAAACTCATGCTGGCTTTAACTCGTCCCAAGTTCTTTGTACCTGTTCATGGTGAACATCGGATGTTGGTGAAGCACTCGGAAACTGCTCAAAGTATGGGCATTCCCAAAGAAAATATGGTGATTATTCAGAATGGGGATGTGATAGAACTCACAGAAGAATCTATCCGTATTGCGGGTAAAGTACCTTCGGGTATTGAACTGGTGGATACAACGAGTTCTGGAATGGTAAGTGCCAAAGTGTTGCAAGAACGGCAAACGATGGCTTCTGAAGGACTGGCGACTATTGCCGCTGCTATTGATTGGAATGGTAAACTGTTGGCTAGACCAGAAATTCACCTGCGGGGTGTGGTGACAAGTATTGAGCGATCGCTGTTATTGAAATGGGTACAGCAACGCATTGAGGAAATTTTGCGGGTTCGTTGGTCTGAGTTTGTGACGGGAACAGGACAAAATGATATAGACTGGGGCGGTTTACAAGGCACTTTAGAAAAGGAGTTAGCCCGTTCTCTGCGTCGTGAGTTACAATGTCAGGCTTCTGTAACTTTGTTGCTGCAAGTTCCTGAACAACCGTCTGAACCTGCTGTGAAGGTTTCTGATGGTAGAAGAAGACGGACTCGTTCTACTGCTGTGGCTTCTTAAGAGTTAGCTCACGCAAAGACGCAAAGGCGCAAAGGTGTTATTGAGCATCTTTGCGTTTTTTGTTTTAGCCAATTAACGCATCGTATTCATTATGTGTTCCGATCCAAAACCAGTAGAAATCATCACCCTTTTTCAAGGCTAATGCTCGATATCCACCGGTAATACGAGCAGACCATAAGTTATTGCCAACTTTCTTAAAATGTAGGGATGGATGATATTGATTGTTCATCCACAAACGATAGGCTTTTTTTGCCTGTTTTTTAATTTCAGGCGGTAGTGCAGCATATAAACGCCAAAATTCAGCAGTTGTCAAGGATTTCATTAAGTGATTTAACTCGGTTAGCGGCGATATCAGCTTCAGCAAGCTGAATTAATTTATCTAAGCGCCCAGATTTAGCATCAGCTTCGATTTGTTTATCCCAAGCATCCTCTAAATATCTTTGTAGCCAATCTGCAAGCTGACGCATCTCAACTTCAGAAAGTTGGGTGATTGCTGCTTCTATTTCTGTAAGAGATTTCATAAGATTATCTCGCGCTCAAATTTACTGGGTTTATTAGTGGTTCTTCGGTCGGGCAAGGTTCTTAAATTTTGTGAACTGTGTATCAAACAACAGTTGTACTGTTCCTGTTGGTCCATGACGATGTTTAGCTAAAATAACCTCAGCAAGACCTCTACCGGGAGTATCAGGGCTATAATATTCATCGCGGTAAAGCATCATCACTAAATCAGCATCTTCCTCTATAGAACCTGATTCCTTCAAATCTGACAACATAGGTCGTTTATTAATTCTAGATTCTAGACTACGATTAAGTTGAGATAATGCAATTACAGGAACATCTATAGCAATCCTAATTGAAATGTGAGAAAACACGGTATTAGTTTTTGTGCTTTATATAACTAGGGGTTGCTGAAAAAGTCTTGTCGTGAAGACAGGGAACTCCTAACAGGGAACAGGGAACAGTTTCAGCTATCTGTCATCCCCAAATTTTTGGGTTTGCGATCCCCAAAATGCACGGTTTTTCAGGTATACCCTTGAAAAATCTTGCACTTTATTTCCTTTTGTTCAGCCTCAAACCTTTGATTTATCTAGGTTTTATATTTGTTCAGCAAGCCCTAACTAATAATCTTGTCCATGAATTACGCTAAATATAGATTCATCAGTAAGGTGAATACCCTCATAAAAAGAGAGGAGTAACCATGAAGGCATCTGAAGGTACAACAAAAAATATTTTTTTCGTAAGTTGGATATCACTCCATCAAACACATACTGTTCACCAGACTCAAGTAAGTCAGTTACAACCTCTTCATAGTCATTCAGGTTGGGATTTCCTGCGTCCTTTGCGAAATTGGTTGGATAATTTAAAAGTAGGCGATCGCCAATTTGCTCATCGGGTGTGTAGATTAATTCCGCCTCAATGTCCTTTTGAACGTGATGTTAAATTATTTGGGAAAGTCTTATTTCACATTCCCCCAATGTGTAAACTAAATCCTTTATATGAGGAAGTTGTAGGTTTAAGATTTCGCGCCCTGTGCTATCTAGCTGATGAATGTGGCGAAGATATTTCACAATATTGTTAAGTCATACAACAGGAGTCAGGAGTCAGGAGTCAGGAGAATGGCTTCGCCACGCTTCGCGAACAAGGAGTCAGGAGTCAGGAGAATTTTAGATTTTAGATTTTAGATTTTAGATTTTAGATTTGATTCATGAAATACAATCCAAAATCCAAAATCCAAAATCCAAAATAGAATCACCAATCACCTAGTATACTGATTGCGCCATTTTTCAATGGCATCCTGAGCGTCTTCATAAGCGATGGTTTGCTTAGGAACTAAAGTAGCAGTTGCAATGGCAGTGTTAAAATCTCCTTGTGCAGCGCGGTTTTTAGCTAATTCTAAAATTTGTTCACTCCATTGATTAATAGATGTTTGGGCAATTTCAAACCCTGGTTGTCCTGGTGGTACTTTTTTTGCTACTTCAATCGCTCGGTTATAAGTAGAAGCTTGTCCTGGTAGAATTAAAGCCTTAGCAGCATCCAACAAAGTTTGATTACTTAAATACTGCTTGGCTTCTAATTGCCATTTTGCAATTAATGTTTTTGCTTGGGGATAAAAGGCTGTATTTTTATTAATTAATTCCGCAGTAGCTATAGCATCAATATATTCTCTCTGGTTAGCCTTTTCCTGGGCTAAATCTAAAATCATTTGACTCCAAACCTGAATATTTTTTTGTGCTTGTTGATCAAGCGATTCACCGGGTGGAATTTTTTGAGCAGAGGCGATCGCTTGACTCAAATCACCAGATTTATTTGGACTCAGAGACATTTTCTCTAGTTCTAAAATTGCTTGATTTCGCTGTTGGGAATCAAAATTGGAAACTACAGAATTTGTGGGTGATTGAATTGTTTCCACCGTAGCAGGAATAGGAGGTAAATTCTGGGAAAATTCCTGGTTATTAGTAGTATTATTTAGGGATGCTGATAATTTATGGAAGCGAAAACTCGCCTGATTGCGAAGAACAAAAGTTGTAATTAAAGCGACCATAGTCATGCTACTGCCCCCCCACAAAATAAATTGTTTCCAAATGGGGGTTTCTGACTGAATAGCAGGTTTAGCGTAGTCTTTAGCAGCAGCGGGAATAAATCTAGATCCGGTGTTTAATTCTGGGGAAGTTGCCAAGATTTGATTAGTATCTACAGTTGAATTAGTAACAGATTCCTCTGAATTTGTAGACTGATCTAACTGTGAAGAAGTTTTGTTGAGGGTAGTTTCTACGGTTTTATTTTCCGTCAACCAAGCTTTTTCTGTAGTGGAATTTTTAGACTCTTTCTGTGTCACTGAGGAGGTAGCAACGGCAAAGTTTTCTTCAGGAAAAATCAGTGGCTCGGTTTGGGAATCATCATCTAATGTCAAGATGGGAATCATGACTGGCGGACTGTCAGGGATGAAAGTGACAGGATTTTGAATAGGCCGCCAATGATGTTGACATAGTTCTGGGGTGAGATAACTCAGATAGGTGTCTAAATCTGTTAAACTGCTACCTTTACCAGAAAATAAAGCTTCTAATAATGCTGCTGTAAATAAGCCGTGACCTATTTCGCTAATTTCGTGGGAAAATTGCTCTGGTTGACAAGAAAGCATGACAGAAATTTGCAGTTCTTTGGCGGTGTCAATAATTTCTTGACCTACGGGAGCATCAGCTTGTGTACCAAAGGCGCGGTTAATATCAAATATTAGTAATACATTCAACTTGGCAGCATGGAAACTTTGCATCAGTTGTTTCACAGCTATGCCAGTTTCTAACACTTGTTCGGGATTTCCATCAGCGGGCATTAAATAATCTTTGTCGTTATAGTTGACACCATAACCACTGAAGAAAAACCATAGATAGTCCTCTGGTTGCCAATATTTTGCTGCTAATTCCTCCAATAAAACTACAATATTGTCTTGGATTGGGTAAGAGGATCTTTCCTCTATCGGTGGTGAAGTATTTGTCATCAGTAGGCAATTTTGGGGTAAAAAACCTACTTCTGTCACCAAAAAATCCTTTAGTGCCTCCGCATCGTTTTGAGCGCAACTTAAAGGTTGAAATAACTCATATTGATTGATGCCAATAGCGATCGCCCAGTAATTTGCCATCCCGCTCATTGTCGGTTTTTGTTTACTTGTTGAAAGTAGTTCTTATGACGTTAAGATATCGGAAAATACCAGCAAAGCATTAGATTAAAATGCTCTGTCATACTTCAGAAGTAGCTCAAGTTTATGAACAGGATTTACAGCTTTTCACCATCATCAATCATCCCCTTTTCATTTATTGGCCAATTTGGCAGGAAAATCCGGATCATTCAAGCTGGATATTGGCTTTTGCTGGCATTTCCTCTCTGGTTAGCTACGGAGGCGATCGCCCCCCAAATTGTGCAAGCTTACACCGCTAGAGTTGACTTAGCTATTGATCGTTTACCAGAGGAAACCTACGAAACGGTTTTACGAAGGGCAGAAATGGTAGCTAGGGCTGCGGCTCAACGCAGTTTTGACCAGGATATTTTAGTTACAGAAGTTTCTATCATTGTCACGGCACAAAATCAGGGAATGATCGCCCCAGTTTTGGCGTTAGATGTCAGTCGTATCCAATGGAGACAACGGCCTGATCCCCAACGCTGGGCGACTTACTTCAAAACAGCGCGATCGCTGCTATTTTTTGATCAACCAACCACAGATGATGCTCCTCAACCAAAACAATAATAGTGTGTGGGGTGATGGGGAGGCAGGGGAGGCAGGGGAAGCAGGGGAAGAAAAATACTTCTTCACTGTCACCTGTCACCTGTCACCTGTCACCTGTCACCTGTCACCTGTCACCTGTCACCTGTCACCTGTCACCTGTTACCAATCCCCTTTGTTTTTGAGAAAGGCGAAAATTGTCAATTGATCGCTTAGAATAAAAAGGTTGTCAAGAATCACGATATCCACTATCATGGCTGTTCCTAAGAAGAAAACATCCAAATCTAAACGAGACAAGCGCCGCGCTACTTGGAGACATAAGGCTGCTGTTGAAGCTCAAAAAGCTCTTTCTTTGGGCAAATCTATTTTGTCTGGACGTTCTAATTTCGTCTATCCCACTGCTGAAGAAGAAGAAGAAGAGTAATCATCTCTTGCTCAGGAAAAGCACTAACCGCGCAGTTATGGGAGTGCTTTTTCTTTGCTTTGCTGATAGCATCAACTACTACCCGCTAGACGCTGCGCGTTAATAGCGGATGTTTCCAGGAGGGAATACCATTTTGGATTTTGGATTTTAGATTTTGGATTTTAGATTGTAAAAGCCTTGCTATGTAAGCTTTTGAGCTTTCCATCTATCATCTTCATTTTTTGTCAGTGATATAAACTAATGAAATTTTTTCAGAAACCAAGTCCAGAAGAAAGTGCAAAAGTTCCTCCTGGCCAACATTTAGCTAAAGGTTTTCCGGTTTTAACTTATGGTGCAACTCCCCAAGTCAGTATTGAGGAATGGGAGTTTCGCGTTTGGGGTTTGGTAAAACCGACTGTGTTTAAATGGTCAGATTTTCTAGCATTACCCCAATATGAATTTACAGCCGATTTCCATTGTGTCACCCATTGGACAAAACTTGATGTTAAATGGACTGGGATTAAGGTGACAGATTTTATGAGTTTGCTGGAAGTAGATCCCAAAGCTGCTCATATTATGGAACATTGTTATGGTGGTTATACCACAAATATTAGTATTCAAGATTTTGTCAGAGAAGAAAATTTCTTTGCTATTAAATTATTTGATGAACCATTACCCGCAGAACATGGTGGACCGATGCGGCTAGTTGTTCCCCATCTTTATGCTTGGAAAAGTGCAAAGTGGATCAATGGTTTAGAGTTTTTAGAACAGGAAGAATTAGGTTTTTGGGAACAAAACGGTTATCACCGTCGCGGTGAACCTTGGGCGCAA contains:
- a CDS encoding sulfite oxidase-like oxidoreductase — translated: MKFFQKPSPEESAKVPPGQHLAKGFPVLTYGATPQVSIEEWEFRVWGLVKPTVFKWSDFLALPQYEFTADFHCVTHWTKLDVKWTGIKVTDFMSLLEVDPKAAHIMEHCYGGYTTNISIQDFVREENFFAIKLFDEPLPAEHGGPMRLVVPHLYAWKSAKWINGLEFLEQEELGFWEQNGYHRRGEPWAQERYSN
- a CDS encoding type II toxin-antitoxin system RelE family toxin, encoding MKSLTTAEFWRLYAALPPEIKKQAKKAYRLWMNNQYHPSLHFKKVGNNLWSARITGGYRALALKKGDDFYWFWIGTHNEYDALIG
- a CDS encoding Mo-dependent nitrogenase C-terminal domain-containing protein, with the translated sequence MKASEGTTKNIFFVSWISLHQTHTVHQTQVSQLQPLHSHSGWDFLRPLRNWLDNLKVGDRQFAHRVCRLIPPQCPFERDVKLFGKVLFHIPPMCKLNPLYEEVVGLRFRALCYLADECGEDISQYC
- a CDS encoding caspase family protein; the encoded protein is MANYWAIAIGINQYELFQPLSCAQNDAEALKDFLVTEVGFLPQNCLLMTNTSPPIEERSSYPIQDNIVVLLEELAAKYWQPEDYLWFFFSGYGVNYNDKDYLMPADGNPEQVLETGIAVKQLMQSFHAAKLNVLLIFDINRAFGTQADAPVGQEIIDTAKELQISVMLSCQPEQFSHEISEIGHGLFTAALLEALFSGKGSSLTDLDTYLSYLTPELCQHHWRPIQNPVTFIPDSPPVMIPILTLDDDSQTEPLIFPEENFAVATSSVTQKESKNSTTEKAWLTENKTVETTLNKTSSQLDQSTNSEESVTNSTVDTNQILATSPELNTGSRFIPAAAKDYAKPAIQSETPIWKQFILWGGSSMTMVALITTFVLRNQASFRFHKLSASLNNTTNNQEFSQNLPPIPATVETIQSPTNSVVSNFDSQQRNQAILELEKMSLSPNKSGDLSQAIASAQKIPPGESLDQQAQKNIQVWSQMILDLAQEKANQREYIDAIATAELINKNTAFYPQAKTLIAKWQLEAKQYLSNQTLLDAAKALILPGQASTYNRAIEVAKKVPPGQPGFEIAQTSINQWSEQILELAKNRAAQGDFNTAIATATLVPKQTIAYEDAQDAIEKWRNQYTR
- a CDS encoding ribonuclease J; the encoded protein is MARNEANSALKIIPLGGLHEIGKNTCVFEYEDEIVLLDAGLAFPTEAMHGVNIVLPDTTYLRENRHKIKGMIVTHGHEDHIGGIAFHLKQFDIPVIYGPRLAMAMLEGKLEEAGVRDRTELRTVLPRDVVRIGKAFFVEYIRNTHSIADSFTVAIHTPLGVVIHTGDFKIDHTPVDGEKFDLQRLAEHGEKGVLCLLSDSTNSEVPGFTPSERAVYPNLDRVFSQARGRLFVTTFASSVHRINIVLQLAKKHNRVVTVVGRSMLNLIAHARNLGYIKCEDSLFQPLHTVRGLPDENVLILTTGSQGETMAAMTRIANKEHPHIKIREGDTVVFSANPIPGNTIAVVNTIDKLMIQGAHVVYGRDKGVHVSGHGCQEEQKLMLALTRPKFFVPVHGEHRMLVKHSETAQSMGIPKENMVIIQNGDVIELTEESIRIAGKVPSGIELVDTTSSGMVSAKVLQERQTMASEGLATIAAAIDWNGKLLARPEIHLRGVVTSIERSLLLKWVQQRIEEILRVRWSEFVTGTGQNDIDWGGLQGTLEKELARSLRRELQCQASVTLLLQVPEQPSEPAVKVSDGRRRRTRSTAVAS
- a CDS encoding DnaB-like helicase C-terminal domain-containing protein, which translates into the protein MFSHISIRIAIDVPVIALSQLNRSLESRINKRPMLSDLKESGSIEEDADLVMMLYRDEYYSPDTPGRGLAEVILAKHRHGPTGTVQLLFDTQFTKFKNLARPKNH
- the rpmF gene encoding 50S ribosomal protein L32, with the protein product MAVPKKKTSKSKRDKRRATWRHKAAVEAQKALSLGKSILSGRSNFVYPTAEEEEEE